One stretch of Fictibacillus sp. b24 DNA includes these proteins:
- the phnE gene encoding phosphonate ABC transporter, permease protein PhnE: MVWFKRSQLFVFLCLIVVVGLSMRLTEFDLSKFKDFQNMSDFLSKWFPMNTESLPYLFQESLLTIAIAFLGSLFGLIIGLPLSFLAARNTSSNRIVYVTTRFFLSFMRSVPEFVFGLILLTTLGLGPFPAVIAIVLHNIGVLGKLISELIEAADKGPMEAMRAVGAKKLIGNLFAILPQIWPNVLSQFFYRFEVAIRTSLILGLIGGGGIGQQLFIHFKTFQYQLVSVDVLLIMVMVILVDYIGGKIREKVI, encoded by the coding sequence ATGGTTTGGTTTAAGAGGAGCCAATTGTTTGTATTTTTGTGCTTGATTGTCGTTGTCGGTTTAAGCATGAGATTAACAGAATTTGATCTATCAAAATTTAAAGACTTTCAAAATATGAGTGACTTCCTGTCAAAATGGTTTCCGATGAACACGGAAAGTCTTCCATATTTATTTCAAGAAAGTTTATTAACGATCGCAATCGCATTTTTGGGGAGCTTGTTTGGTTTAATCATTGGGCTGCCGTTAAGTTTTTTGGCAGCACGAAATACAAGTAGTAATCGGATCGTTTATGTTACCACCCGGTTCTTTCTAAGCTTTATGAGGTCGGTTCCGGAATTTGTGTTTGGTTTAATCCTTTTAACAACATTGGGTCTTGGTCCTTTCCCAGCCGTAATCGCTATCGTGCTTCATAATATCGGTGTATTAGGCAAGCTGATATCAGAACTAATTGAAGCGGCTGATAAAGGCCCTATGGAAGCCATGAGAGCTGTAGGGGCAAAGAAGTTGATCGGAAACTTGTTTGCTATTCTGCCTCAAATATGGCCAAATGTCCTTTCTCAATTTTTCTATCGTTTTGAAGTAGCGATTCGAACTTCACTTATTTTAGGACTGATCGGTGGCGGTGGAATCGGTCAGCAGTTATTTATCCATTTTAAGACGTTTCAATATCAGCTTGTGTCTGTAGACGTTCTGCTCATTATGGTCATGGTTATCTTGGTAGATTATATTGGCGGAAAAATACGGGAAAAGGTTATTTAG
- the phnD gene encoding phosphate/phosphite/phosphonate ABC transporter substrate-binding protein produces MKKLGLLLMALILVLTACGTKKEDTKNNKANKDDVLTIGVIPAQTEGEMKGALDKLQNLLSKKMDREVKITSYPDYNGVVEAMNYDKIDMAYFGPLTYVVAHEESGAKAIVTQLIKGEPFYYSYLITHKDSQYESIDDMISDVKNVKFAFGDPSSTSGSLIPSIKLKDEGVYKSESENEFNNVRFTGSHDATALAVQNKQVDVGAIDSAIYDKLVEEGSIDGDQFKVIWKSEKLFQYPWAVSKNTDSKTMKELQDIFLDIKDKEILDAFGATGFTKADNKDYESIRKAAIKEGTIKE; encoded by the coding sequence ATGAAAAAGTTAGGCTTGTTATTAATGGCACTTATCTTGGTCCTCACAGCTTGCGGAACGAAGAAAGAGGATACAAAAAATAATAAAGCAAATAAAGATGATGTGCTTACGATCGGAGTCATACCAGCTCAAACAGAAGGTGAAATGAAAGGTGCACTTGATAAACTTCAGAATCTCCTTAGTAAAAAAATGGACAGAGAAGTTAAGATTACATCGTATCCGGACTACAATGGTGTAGTTGAGGCAATGAACTACGATAAGATTGATATGGCTTACTTTGGTCCACTTACATATGTTGTGGCACATGAAGAGAGCGGTGCTAAAGCAATCGTCACTCAATTGATTAAAGGAGAACCGTTTTATTACTCTTACCTGATCACACATAAAGACAGTCAATATGAGAGTATTGATGATATGATTTCTGATGTAAAAAATGTTAAGTTTGCTTTTGGTGATCCATCTTCAACATCTGGCTCTTTAATTCCAAGCATTAAATTAAAAGATGAAGGCGTTTATAAGAGTGAATCAGAAAACGAATTTAATAACGTAAGATTTACAGGTTCACATGATGCAACTGCACTTGCCGTGCAGAATAAACAAGTAGACGTCGGAGCAATCGACAGCGCCATTTATGACAAACTGGTTGAGGAAGGTTCTATAGACGGTGATCAGTTTAAAGTTATCTGGAAGTCTGAGAAGCTATTCCAATATCCTTGGGCAGTTTCGAAAAATACAGATTCAAAAACAATGAAAGAGCTGCAAGATATCTTTTTAGATATAAAGGATAAAGAAATTTTAGATGCTTTTGGAGCAACAGGTTTTACAAAAGCGGATAATAAAGATTATGAGAGTATCCGAAAGGCAGCTATTAAAGAAGGTACGATTAAAGAATAG
- a CDS encoding glycosyltransferase — protein sequence MRDTNIKVLFFTPYYYQNRGNATTARRIEHGLSREGEVEMNIFSYEEMSYDSVVRERMEKADVFHILHFARFVKWAERNQVELDKPYIVTSGGTDLNHSLIENEQRYLPLLKKAKAVTVFTQDAKWMLVNQYGLNDDFVHVIPQSVYLPAHDRSSEPLPLPIGTPKLLLPAGLRPVKDVLYALKSILKLKLDFPEITLLIAGANLDHDVYTQVQVAVEKYEWLHYLPEIDLSRMKELYEWTGLVLNTSFTEGQSTSLLEAMSLHKPVIARSNTGNCSIIRHNENGMLFQNHEELYQSLKKVLLDEKFYKHQCANGYQTIIENHTIEKEVVSYLNLYKI from the coding sequence TTGAGAGATACTAACATAAAAGTACTGTTCTTCACACCGTATTATTACCAAAATCGAGGCAATGCCACTACTGCGAGACGAATAGAACATGGGTTATCTCGTGAAGGTGAAGTTGAGATGAATATCTTTTCATATGAAGAGATGTCTTATGATTCCGTAGTAAGAGAGAGAATGGAGAAAGCTGACGTTTTCCACATTCTTCATTTTGCTCGATTTGTAAAGTGGGCTGAGAGAAATCAAGTGGAATTGGACAAGCCCTATATCGTAACGTCTGGCGGTACCGATCTAAACCATTCTTTGATAGAAAATGAACAAAGGTATCTTCCACTATTAAAAAAGGCAAAAGCAGTTACTGTTTTCACTCAAGATGCAAAATGGATGCTAGTCAATCAATATGGCTTAAACGATGATTTTGTTCATGTCATACCACAGAGTGTGTATTTGCCAGCTCATGATCGTTCTAGTGAACCTCTTCCATTACCGATCGGAACACCAAAACTGTTACTGCCTGCTGGGCTTAGACCAGTTAAGGATGTTTTATACGCACTAAAGAGCATCTTAAAATTAAAGTTAGATTTTCCCGAAATTACACTTTTAATTGCGGGGGCAAATTTAGATCATGATGTTTATACCCAAGTACAAGTAGCAGTAGAAAAGTATGAGTGGCTGCATTATCTGCCGGAAATCGATTTATCTCGAATGAAAGAACTTTATGAATGGACAGGTCTTGTGTTAAACACATCATTTACGGAAGGTCAGTCTACCTCGTTATTAGAAGCGATGAGTCTTCATAAACCTGTAATTGCCCGAAGTAATACTGGGAATTGCAGCATTATTCGTCATAATGAAAACGGAATGCTCTTTCAAAATCATGAAGAGTTATATCAATCTTTGAAAAAAGTGTTATTAGACGAAAAATTTTATAAACATCAATGTGCTAATGGGTATCAAACGATCATTGAGAACCACACTATTGAAAAAGAAGTAGTTTCATACTTAAACTTATACAAAATATAA
- the selB gene encoding selenocysteine-specific translation elongation factor, producing MTVKYYTIGMAGHIDHGKTTLTKALSGVDTDTLKEEKERKITIEPGFAPFPLTDEINTSIVDVPGHEKFIRQMIAGVAGIDLVLLVIAADEGVMPQTREHFEILSYLGIETGVIVVTKSDLIDEEMRLLVEEDIGELTRSTAFATFPVHFVDSISMSGIDDLKNEIGQLLQGTQTRSSQGPFRMPIDHIFTVKGQGTVVRGTVYEGEVREGDDLIIEPGNDKVKIRKLQVHKQDVNSAKAGQRAALNLSGGSRTAWKRGHVLLSPHVFSTTDMIDIVLSTGNGWDGKIKQRAPVKFYTGTSEVMGKLVFFDRNELENNSHQIFCQVRLDEEIVTKRGDKYIIRRPSPEETIGGGEVIDPNGSIYKFGTNTIELLKSKYEGTPQERVLHTLEKEGSLTEIDLKKLTGFEEQDFNEAIYQLLELNSIHQIQGYYFAALTLERVQSEWIDRLKQFHEENPLRQGIPKAEAVQYLKGKLHPKVVNGLIDQWIETSIISVTDQFVHLSDFKPDFPQKWSMRMSQVLERLEEMKLEPDDLLSLFKSQQLPEELYNDYKYHLIKTNHAVVLFDEVLLSKSAFDTAVEQLRSKTNGSFTVQEAKVALDTSRKFLIPFLECLDTNGYTIRDSNVRKWV from the coding sequence ATGACAGTTAAATATTATACGATTGGTATGGCGGGTCATATCGATCACGGTAAAACAACACTTACGAAAGCTTTGAGTGGAGTTGACACAGATACACTTAAAGAAGAAAAAGAAAGAAAGATAACCATTGAGCCAGGTTTTGCACCATTTCCATTAACTGATGAAATAAATACCTCCATCGTCGATGTTCCTGGTCACGAAAAATTTATTCGGCAAATGATTGCTGGGGTTGCTGGAATCGATCTCGTTCTTCTAGTAATTGCTGCAGATGAAGGAGTTATGCCGCAAACACGTGAACATTTTGAAATTCTTTCTTACTTAGGTATTGAAACTGGTGTCATAGTTGTAACAAAGTCTGATCTGATAGACGAAGAAATGAGACTGCTAGTTGAAGAAGATATTGGAGAGCTTACAAGGTCAACTGCATTTGCAACGTTCCCCGTTCATTTTGTAGATAGCATCTCTATGTCTGGAATTGATGATCTAAAAAACGAGATTGGTCAACTCTTGCAAGGGACCCAAACGAGATCTTCACAAGGGCCGTTTCGTATGCCTATCGATCACATCTTTACTGTAAAAGGACAGGGAACCGTTGTACGTGGAACTGTTTACGAAGGAGAAGTCCGTGAAGGTGATGACCTAATCATAGAGCCTGGAAATGACAAAGTGAAAATCCGTAAATTGCAAGTACATAAACAAGATGTGAATTCTGCAAAAGCAGGGCAGCGAGCAGCTCTTAATCTTTCAGGAGGATCCAGAACAGCTTGGAAGAGAGGACATGTTTTATTATCACCTCATGTATTTTCGACAACAGATATGATCGATATCGTGCTATCAACAGGAAATGGGTGGGACGGTAAAATAAAACAGAGAGCACCGGTTAAGTTCTACACAGGAACATCTGAAGTTATGGGGAAACTTGTCTTTTTCGATCGAAATGAACTTGAAAACAATTCACATCAAATATTTTGCCAAGTTAGATTAGATGAAGAAATTGTAACGAAACGCGGGGACAAGTACATCATAAGGCGTCCTTCACCAGAAGAAACGATCGGAGGAGGTGAAGTTATCGACCCGAACGGTTCAATTTATAAATTTGGTACGAACACGATTGAACTTTTAAAAAGTAAATATGAAGGGACTCCTCAAGAGAGAGTTCTTCATACACTCGAAAAAGAAGGGTCGTTAACGGAGATCGATTTAAAGAAACTTACAGGATTTGAAGAACAGGATTTTAATGAAGCGATCTATCAACTTTTGGAACTTAATTCTATTCATCAAATACAAGGGTATTATTTTGCGGCATTAACTCTTGAGAGAGTGCAATCTGAATGGATCGATCGACTTAAACAGTTTCATGAAGAAAATCCTTTACGTCAAGGTATTCCGAAGGCAGAAGCTGTTCAATATTTAAAAGGAAAACTCCATCCAAAAGTGGTTAATGGTCTTATTGACCAATGGATTGAAACATCCATTATATCTGTTACAGATCAGTTTGTTCATTTGTCAGATTTCAAGCCTGATTTCCCACAAAAATGGTCAATGAGAATGTCACAAGTTCTAGAGCGTTTAGAGGAAATGAAACTAGAGCCGGATGATCTTCTATCGCTTTTCAAATCGCAGCAATTACCAGAAGAGCTGTATAACGATTATAAATATCATTTGATTAAAACGAATCACGCAGTGGTTCTTTTTGACGAAGTGCTGCTGAGCAAATCTGCTTTTGATACAGCTGTGGAACAGTTACGAAGCAAGACGAACGGAAGTTTCACTGTACAAGAAGCAAAAGTAGCTCTTGATACATCAAGGAAATTTCTAATTCCATTTTTGGAATGCTTGGATACCAATGGTTATACTATTAGAGATTCAAATGTAAGGAAATGGGTGTAA
- a CDS encoding DUF2621 domain-containing protein: protein MVPPKIYTYEVDALSGWFITFIVLWSIFLFTMFAIGGYFMFRKFLKRLPKEDGKSILDWQEHYINQTIHLWNEDQKKLLNELVAPVPELFRDVAKEKIAGKIGELALEENASSMSQDLIIRGYIIATPKRDHKWLIKTLKKKNIDIEPYQSLLA from the coding sequence ATGGTCCCGCCAAAAATTTATACATACGAGGTGGACGCATTGTCTGGATGGTTCATCACTTTTATCGTGCTGTGGTCCATTTTTTTATTCACTATGTTTGCAATCGGTGGATATTTTATGTTTCGCAAATTCTTAAAACGTCTTCCGAAAGAAGATGGAAAATCGATCTTAGATTGGCAGGAACATTATATTAATCAAACCATTCATTTATGGAATGAAGATCAAAAGAAGCTTTTAAATGAACTAGTTGCTCCGGTTCCTGAACTTTTTCGTGATGTCGCAAAGGAAAAGATCGCTGGAAAGATTGGAGAATTAGCATTAGAAGAGAATGCTAGTTCTATGTCGCAGGATTTGATCATTCGAGGATATATTATCGCAACACCAAAACGGGATCATAAGTGGCTTATTAAGACATTAAAGAAGAAGAATATTGATATCGAGCCTTATCAATCATTGCTCGCATAA
- a CDS encoding CcdC family protein, whose product MFFIASTCFAIIMAVIVFNFRMKETREPVTAKRIIIPPLAMSTGFLQFVIPAFHITWIEAGEAFVVGLMFSIFLIMTSKFEIKGDHVYLVRSKAFIFIIIGLFAIRLALKWYIGSTISIFETSSLFFIVAFGMILPWRLAMLFLFMKKKNEIAL is encoded by the coding sequence GTGTTTTTTATTGCGAGTACATGCTTTGCCATTATCATGGCTGTAATTGTTTTTAACTTTCGTATGAAAGAAACAAGAGAACCTGTAACAGCAAAGAGAATTATCATACCTCCTTTAGCTATGAGTACAGGATTTCTTCAGTTCGTAATACCGGCTTTTCACATTACATGGATTGAAGCAGGGGAGGCCTTTGTGGTGGGTCTTATGTTTTCAATCTTCCTCATCATGACAAGCAAATTCGAAATAAAAGGTGATCATGTATACCTTGTAAGATCGAAAGCCTTCATTTTTATTATAATCGGATTGTTTGCCATTCGTTTAGCATTGAAGTGGTATATCGGCTCGACGATATCCATCTTTGAAACGAGTTCGCTATTCTTTATCGTTGCTTTTGGTATGATTCTTCCATGGCGGCTAGCGATGCTGTTCTTGTTCATGAAAAAGAAAAATGAAATCGCATTATAA
- a CDS encoding Na(+)/H(+) antiporter subunit B, with translation MHTRSNDLILKTTTNIIVFVILAFSVNMLFSGHNAPGGGFIGGLMGAGAILLLYVSYGLQPVNRILPINYTYMIAAGLLIAILTGAGSFVLGVPFLSQSFGYFYLPILGKTELATAMLFDLGVYFTVIGVTMTIILSIAEDKIEKEVGEGN, from the coding sequence ATGCATACACGTTCTAACGACCTTATCTTAAAAACAACAACGAATATCATTGTTTTTGTTATTTTAGCTTTTTCTGTAAACATGTTATTTTCAGGGCATAATGCACCTGGTGGAGGTTTTATAGGAGGATTGATGGGAGCAGGCGCCATTCTTCTTTTATATGTTTCTTACGGACTACAGCCTGTAAATAGAATTCTGCCTATTAACTATACATATATGATTGCAGCTGGACTTTTAATAGCGATTCTTACTGGTGCGGGTTCATTTGTTTTAGGAGTACCATTTTTAAGCCAAAGTTTTGGCTACTTTTACCTTCCGATACTAGGAAAGACTGAACTTGCAACTGCTATGCTTTTTGATTTAGGTGTATATTTCACTGTAATAGGGGTTACTATGACAATCATCCTCTCTATTGCAGAAGATAAGATTGAGAAAGAAGTAGGGGAAGGGAACTAA
- a CDS encoding cytochrome c biogenesis CcdA family protein, which yields MNDLNIWLAFGAGLLSFISPCCLPLYPAFLSYITGISVQELKEENAMLRKRALLHTTFFLIGFSIIFLFLGLSTTIIGDLFVEYQTLLRQIGAIVIIFFGLVVMGFITPTFLMKDKKVRFQSRPAGYAGSVLIGIGFAAGWTPCMGPILAGVIALGVSNPAASLTYMVAYVLGFAVPFFVLSFFLDKLKSIKRFNRQFMVVGGTLMVVMGILLYFDWLTQLTSFLTNRVFGGFKGF from the coding sequence ATGAACGATCTCAATATTTGGCTTGCGTTTGGGGCCGGACTGCTGTCTTTTATATCCCCTTGCTGCTTACCGTTATATCCTGCATTTTTATCTTACATTACAGGTATATCGGTTCAGGAACTAAAAGAAGAAAACGCTATGCTTAGAAAAAGAGCGCTTTTACATACGACATTCTTTTTAATAGGTTTTTCAATAATATTTCTTTTCTTAGGATTATCTACTACAATTATTGGAGATCTTTTTGTAGAATATCAAACGTTGCTGAGGCAAATTGGCGCAATCGTGATTATCTTTTTTGGACTCGTTGTAATGGGATTCATAACTCCAACATTTTTGATGAAAGATAAAAAAGTAAGATTTCAATCGCGACCTGCTGGGTATGCGGGTTCTGTACTAATAGGAATTGGGTTTGCAGCAGGATGGACACCTTGTATGGGACCAATTCTAGCTGGAGTCATTGCACTAGGAGTATCAAATCCAGCAGCTTCATTAACTTATATGGTTGCTTATGTTTTAGGATTTGCTGTTCCATTTTTTGTATTAAGCTTCTTTTTGGATAAACTAAAGTCAATTAAACGATTTAATCGTCAGTTTATGGTGGTAGGGGGTACCTTGATGGTAGTTATGGGGATCTTACTTTACTTTGACTGGTTGACCCAGCTAACATCATTTTTAACAAATCGAGTTTTTGGTGGATTTAAAGGTTTTTAA
- a CDS encoding M15 family metallopeptidase translates to MKNYVLPSMLIGSMLLLTACKPVEWAEKQWNAAFKNETSEKQEKKISNEKSTPKTNENETEPNEEQPSPEADLPWLEETVTVSGDGQAVVQNLDDLLIVANKERNLPEDYEPKDLVKPNVPFPFKEDLPKKKLRKEAALSLEVLFKAAEENGLELLAQSGYRSYDTQVSIFAYNAEQRGEEVANKTSSKPGQSEHQTGLSMDVTSPEVNYELVEAFGETKEGKWLAENAHKYGFIIRYLKGKEHITGYQYEPWHLRYVGVDHAKKIHAQGITLEEYLQKP, encoded by the coding sequence TTGAAGAACTATGTATTACCATCAATGCTAATTGGAAGCATGTTACTCCTAACGGCATGTAAACCTGTTGAATGGGCTGAAAAACAATGGAATGCTGCATTTAAAAATGAAACCTCTGAAAAACAAGAAAAAAAGATTTCAAATGAAAAATCAACTCCAAAAACGAACGAAAACGAAACAGAACCTAACGAAGAACAACCTTCTCCTGAAGCTGATCTACCATGGCTTGAAGAAACGGTAACCGTATCCGGTGATGGACAAGCAGTTGTTCAGAATCTAGATGATCTATTAATTGTTGCGAACAAAGAAAGAAATTTACCTGAAGATTATGAACCAAAAGATTTGGTAAAACCTAATGTTCCGTTTCCGTTTAAAGAGGATCTTCCTAAAAAGAAATTAAGAAAAGAAGCAGCTCTTTCACTGGAAGTCTTGTTTAAGGCAGCTGAGGAGAACGGGTTAGAACTTCTTGCTCAATCTGGTTATCGATCTTATGACACTCAAGTGTCGATCTTTGCTTATAATGCTGAGCAAAGAGGAGAAGAAGTTGCAAATAAAACAAGTTCTAAGCCGGGACAAAGCGAGCATCAAACAGGTTTATCAATGGACGTTACTTCTCCAGAAGTGAATTATGAACTCGTGGAGGCATTCGGAGAAACAAAAGAAGGTAAATGGCTTGCTGAGAATGCGCATAAGTATGGATTTATCATTAGATACCTGAAAGGAAAAGAACATATTACTGGGTATCAGTATGAACCATGGCATTTAAGATACGTAGGTGTAGATCATGCAAAGAAAATTCATGCACAAGGAATTACACTTGAAGAATATTTGCAAAAACCATAA
- a CDS encoding ABC transporter transmembrane domain-containing protein produces the protein MKVFLQLMWYFKQEKWRYIGGIIMLAFVSLGLLVPPKVVGLIVDHIERETITEGLLWQYGGLLIGIAIGIYVLRYIWRILIFGAAVKLAMLLRNRLYEHFTKKSQAFYHKRRVGDLMAHSTNDLQAIQQTAGDGVLTLVDSLMMGGFTLIAMATTISWKLTLVSLLPLPIMALATNKYGTMLHKRFHSAQEAFSTLNDKVQESISGTRVIKAFGQETDDIKSFEDLSKDAVKKNMAVARIDSLFDPTISLIIGLSFFLAVSYGSILVTRNELTIGELISFTSYLGLLIWPMLAFGWLFNIVERGRASYDRVESLLAVKEEIEDSGTIESSPHGDISYQLKEFSYAESSPILKEITFTLKRGQTLGIVGKTGSGKTSLCKLLLREYNLNHGDILIDGHDISDYKLHALRGAIGYVPQDHFLFSATIAENIAFAKIDSPFSEVKEAAELAAIHKDISQFKYGYETVVGERGVTLSGGQKQRISIARALLRNPEILILDDSLSAVDAKTEESILQHLKAKRQNQTTIITAHRLSSIAHCDLIIVLENGTICQRGTHHSLVNEEGWYKETYERQALETLISEGGVMK, from the coding sequence TTGAAAGTTTTTCTGCAGTTAATGTGGTATTTCAAACAGGAGAAATGGCGTTATATAGGCGGTATTATCATGCTCGCCTTCGTTTCATTAGGTTTACTAGTACCTCCGAAAGTTGTTGGACTCATCGTCGATCATATAGAGAGAGAAACGATAACTGAAGGGCTATTGTGGCAATATGGTGGGCTTCTCATCGGTATCGCTATCGGAATATATGTCCTGCGCTACATATGGAGAATTTTGATCTTTGGTGCTGCAGTAAAACTTGCGATGCTTTTAAGAAACCGGTTATATGAGCATTTCACAAAGAAATCTCAAGCTTTTTATCATAAACGGCGTGTGGGGGACTTGATGGCTCATTCTACAAATGACCTTCAAGCGATTCAGCAAACAGCTGGGGATGGTGTTTTAACACTAGTTGATTCATTAATGATGGGTGGATTTACACTAATCGCTATGGCCACAACGATCAGCTGGAAACTGACACTGGTTAGTTTGTTGCCTTTACCGATTATGGCGTTGGCTACTAACAAATATGGAACGATGCTTCATAAACGGTTTCATAGTGCTCAAGAAGCATTCTCCACTTTGAATGATAAAGTGCAAGAGAGTATTTCTGGAACTAGAGTAATTAAGGCATTTGGTCAGGAAACAGATGATATTAAAAGTTTTGAAGATCTTTCAAAAGATGCAGTTAAGAAGAATATGGCGGTTGCACGGATCGATTCTTTATTCGATCCAACAATATCGCTAATTATCGGTTTATCATTCTTCTTGGCTGTAAGCTATGGTTCTATTCTCGTCACTCGAAATGAACTAACAATCGGAGAGCTCATTTCATTTACGAGTTATCTCGGATTGTTAATATGGCCGATGCTGGCTTTCGGATGGTTGTTTAATATTGTTGAACGGGGAAGAGCGTCATATGACCGAGTTGAATCACTGCTTGCTGTAAAAGAAGAAATCGAGGACTCGGGCACAATTGAATCCAGTCCACATGGTGATATCTCTTATCAGTTGAAAGAGTTCTCTTACGCTGAAAGTTCACCAATACTAAAGGAGATCACTTTTACGTTAAAACGAGGGCAAACACTGGGGATTGTCGGAAAGACAGGAAGCGGAAAAACTAGTCTTTGTAAGTTATTGCTGCGTGAATATAACTTAAATCATGGTGATATTTTAATAGATGGCCATGACATTAGTGATTACAAGTTGCATGCATTAAGAGGAGCAATCGGTTATGTTCCACAAGATCACTTTTTGTTTTCGGCGACCATTGCTGAAAATATAGCTTTTGCCAAAATTGACTCGCCTTTTTCAGAAGTGAAAGAAGCTGCAGAGCTCGCTGCCATTCATAAAGATATCTCTCAATTCAAGTATGGCTATGAAACGGTAGTAGGAGAGCGGGGAGTAACACTTTCGGGAGGGCAGAAACAAAGGATTTCAATAGCTAGGGCTTTACTTAGAAATCCTGAAATTTTAATTTTAGACGATTCACTTTCTGCGGTTGATGCCAAAACTGAAGAATCGATCCTTCAGCATTTAAAAGCGAAACGGCAAAATCAAACGACTATCATTACGGCACATCGTCTTTCTTCAATCGCTCATTGTGATTTAATCATTGTTCTGGAAAACGGCACGATCTGTCAAAGAGGAACTCATCACAGCTTAGTTAATGAAGAAGGATGGTACAAAGAAACATATGAAAGGCAAGCTTTAGAAACGTTGATTTCAGAAGGAGGTGTGATGAAATGA
- the mnmH gene encoding tRNA 2-selenouridine(34) synthase MnmH translates to MMAVNNLETISINDLDLDKYLLFDVRSPKEYEEYHLPGAINLSIFTNEQRAEIGTLYKQESKEAAIERGLEVVGPKLPALFQKIKTEKKKNPDKKVVIYCARGGLRSKSIAQTMNMIGIQCLQLEGGIRSYRKQIESFFERFIKTPRKIIVLEGHTGTMKTKILEQLQSEGYPVINLEEMAGHKGSIFGRIGEQPSSQKKFESNLFERLKELETSQSLIIESESKRIGRVVVPDFLLEGKYSGTRIHVEIPFHLRVHFICNVYKPLLHKDEIVEAVNKLSKRIPLPVMEDLQHRLQNQNYEKVVSLLLENYYDPKYEFAEQKYESECVKLYGDSFEEIYIKVKEQIKRLIL, encoded by the coding sequence ATGATGGCCGTGAACAATTTAGAGACGATTTCCATTAATGACTTGGATTTAGATAAATATTTGCTTTTTGATGTAAGGTCTCCAAAAGAATATGAAGAATATCATCTTCCAGGAGCTATTAACCTTAGTATATTTACAAATGAACAAAGAGCAGAAATTGGAACGCTCTATAAGCAAGAGAGCAAAGAGGCAGCGATAGAGCGTGGACTTGAAGTTGTTGGTCCAAAGCTGCCTGCTCTTTTTCAAAAGATAAAAACAGAAAAGAAGAAAAACCCAGATAAAAAAGTGGTAATCTACTGTGCAAGAGGCGGTTTACGCTCCAAAAGCATCGCTCAAACGATGAACATGATCGGAATTCAATGTTTGCAGCTTGAAGGCGGAATTCGTTCGTATAGAAAACAGATCGAATCCTTTTTTGAAAGATTTATAAAGACTCCTCGAAAGATAATCGTACTTGAAGGCCACACTGGCACGATGAAAACGAAAATTTTAGAACAATTGCAAAGTGAGGGATACCCGGTCATAAATTTAGAAGAAATGGCTGGGCATAAAGGATCGATCTTTGGAAGAATAGGTGAACAGCCTTCTTCGCAGAAAAAGTTTGAATCAAATCTTTTTGAACGCCTCAAAGAATTAGAAACATCACAATCGCTTATCATCGAATCAGAAAGCAAAAGAATAGGAAGAGTTGTTGTTCCAGATTTTCTTTTAGAAGGAAAATACAGCGGGACACGTATTCATGTTGAGATTCCGTTTCACTTAAGAGTTCATTTTATTTGTAATGTGTACAAGCCACTTCTGCATAAAGATGAGATTGTTGAGGCTGTAAATAAGCTATCTAAAAGAATACCATTACCTGTTATGGAGGATTTGCAGCATCGTCTTCAAAATCAAAATTATGAAAAAGTGGTATCTTTATTGTTAGAAAACTATTACGATCCAAAATACGAATTCGCCGAACAAAAGTATGAGAGTGAATGTGTAAAATTATATGGAGATTCGTTTGAAGAGATTTATATAAAAGTAAAAGAACAAATAAAACGTCTAATCCTATAA
- a CDS encoding YneF family protein, protein MGTGMIILVCALSLIAGVAIGFFIARKYMMSYLQKNPPINENMLRVMMMQMGQKPSQKKINQMMQAMNKQMK, encoded by the coding sequence ATGGGTACTGGTATGATAATCCTTGTGTGTGCACTTTCACTGATTGCAGGTGTTGCGATCGGATTTTTTATTGCCCGCAAGTATATGATGAGTTATTTACAAAAAAATCCACCGATTAATGAAAATATGTTGCGTGTGATGATGATGCAGATGGGTCAAAAGCCTTCTCAAAAGAAAATTAACCAAATGATGCAGGCTATGAACAAGCAAATGAAGTAA